The following coding sequences are from one Primulina eburnea isolate SZY01 chromosome 15, ASM2296580v1, whole genome shotgun sequence window:
- the LOC140815469 gene encoding uncharacterized protein, which translates to MESGSSSEHRPSNNVNNMFSIQNDVANQQQRSPQDMTNSNSNSYISERRQMRTHNERERIHSMTQQRRQSYLARRRSNYQIRRMDLTSSISTSNQQNHQINWRLAQRNRRRSMNEDARSMELARRRANYRRRQDNERSSIPDESNLGNSDFVAPTIMIQESTDNIDENLVDMTTVRQICRSEPISFHNLTSQFERGSTSTRLPLPNSIHQGINFNENNIMTNIQQYPRPRRYRNLARNFGERDINYHWQLSDPRNCIHCQALLFQGETSQLCCRNGNANLDHIPSPIELQELYVENNEESRHFRQFIRAYNHVFSFTSMGVSLDKSLATGTHGIYTFRAHGSIYHSIGSLLPNENCRPRYMQMWTVDTDHDIDNRLHENPELRRELLLKLQNILDQHNPFVHVFRQIGKCQDIPNCRLIIKQQKPNEHQYSLPTTSQVAAVIVDNECQETLSSRDITIQGIGGNLISIQDVVGYYDPLQYPLLLPYGTYGWDINSRNINGTRLTCLNYYAYMLQIRVNSPSLLLRGGRLLQQYVVDNYVKIETQRLRWINSNQRDIRSEFYQGLQDCLHGGENNAGNVGTRIILPSSFGGSPRDMYQRYQDAMTLVQTYGKPDIMLTMTCNPNWNEIKYQLLPGQSPQDRPDLITRIFRSKFEEFKKDIVDRGVLGKVRSYSYVIEYKKRGLPHVHMLVIFENNDKLCTPDHFDSIVHAEIPLQTEEPNLHKAVVHHMIHGPCGSINQNCPCMVNGKCKKNFPKPFVEYTSRGNDSYPLYRRREGGQVPIPNNDDAFIDNGWVVPYNPWLLLKYDCHINVEVCGGIKCVKYIYKYIHKGPDRVALELRNGQNCDEIQQYVDGRWICAPEALWRIFSFEFSRMYPSVIRLQLHTPNQHLVYFDPQQHVSDLLADDDNSKTMLTEFFQKNCDPDLTGKYLYREFPQYYTWIKSGKKWIRRRSNNKVVGRVYVVSPSEGERFYLRILLNHVRGPKSFEDLMTVNGVTYSTFKESAQMRGLLKQDDYVLQCLQEARSVRMPSSLRRLFVSILVFCQPTIVRELWDEFHHSMCEDYGRQISSSNLIINKLLLEIRRLLHQYKKKLDDFDLPSISAELLEDTPLPRIIEDELFYNIFDDELRSIERLNAQQRIAFDTIIQSIMHNQSKLFFIDGPGGTGKTFLYRSMLAYLRKMGKIIIAVATSGIAATLLPGGRTAHSRFQIPLRPTASTLCKIQKQTELADLIRRVWGP; encoded by the exons ATGGAATCCGGGAGCTCAAGCGAACATAGACCAAGCAACAATGTCAATAACATGTTTTCTATCCAAAATGATGTCGCAAATCAACAACAGAGGTCTCCGCAG GACATGACAAATTCTAACTCCAACTCTTACATCAGTGAAAGGCGACAAATGCGAACGCATAACGAACGTGAAAGAATACATTCTATGACCCAACAACGACGACAATCTTACCTTGCTCGACGTCGATCAAATTACCAGATTAGAAGAATGGATTTGACTTCTTCCATTTCTACTTCAAACCAGCAGA ATCATCAAATAAATTGGAGATTGGCACAACGTAACAGACGGCGATCAATGAATGAGGATGCAAGGAGCATGGAATTGGCTCGCCGGCGTGCAAATTATCGAAGGAGACAAGATAATGAGAGATCATCAATTCCAGATGAGTCTAATCTGGGTAATAGTGATTTCGTTGCACCAACTATAATGATTCAGGAATCAACTGATAACATCGATGAAAATC TTGTTGATATGACTACAGTGCGACAAATATGTCGCTCAGAGCCAATATCTTTTCATAATTTGACATCACAGTTCGAGCGTGGAAGTACTAGCACACGTCTACCATTGCCGAATTCTATTCATCAAG GAATTAACTTCAATGAAAACAATATCATGACAAACATACAACAATATCCACGTCCACGTCGATATCGTAACCTAGCAAGAAATTTTGGTGAAAGAGATATAAATTATCATTGGCAATTGTCTGACCCAAGAAATTGTATACATTGCCAAGCTCTATTGTTTCAAGGTGAAACATCACAACTCTGCTGTAGAAATGGAAATGCAAATTTGGATCATATACCTTCTCCCATTGAATTGCAAGAGTTGTATGTTGAGAACAATGAGGAAAGCAGACATTTTCGGCAATTCATAAGGGCATACAACCATGTTTTCTCTTTTACATCGATGGGAGTCAGCTTAGATAAGTCTTTAGCAACCGGTACGCATGGAATTTACACATTTCGTGCCCATGGATCAATATATCACTCGATTGGAAGTCTATTACCAAATGAGAATTGTAGGCCAAGGTACATGCAGATGTGGACTGTAGACACAGATCATGATATAGACAATAGACTTCATGAAAATCCAGAACTACGCCGAGAATTGCTACTTAAGCTACAAAACATTCTTGATCAACACAATCCATTTGTGCACGTGTTTCGACAAATTGGCAAATGTCAAGATATTCCTAACTGTAGGCTCATCATCAAGCAACAAAAACCTAATGAGCATCAATATAGTTTACCAACAACATCTCAAGTTGCAGCTGTCATTGTTGACAACGAATGTCAAGAAACTTTGAGCAGTCGAGATATTACTATACAAGGAATCGGTGGAAATCTTATAAGCATTCAAGATGTAGTTGGCTATTATGACCCTTTGCAATATCCACTCCTTCTACCATATGGTACATATGGTTGGGACATAAATAGTCGAAATATCAATGGTACCCGGTTAACATGCTTAAATTACTATGCGTATATGCTACAG ATACGAGTAAATTCGCCGTCTTTGTTACTTAGAGGAGGCCGTCTACTTCAGCAATACGTAGTTGACAATTACGTAAAGATTGAAACACAAAGACTACGATGGATAAATTCAAATCAGCGTGATATACGTTCAGAATTTTACCAAGGATTGCAAGATTGTTTACATGGAGGTGAAAATAATGCAG GAAATGTTGGTACCAGAATCATTTTGCCATCATCTTTCGGTGGAAGCCCACGTGATATGTACCAACGATATCAAGATGCCATGACTTTGGTACAAACATATGGAAAACCAGATATAATGCTTACAATGACATGCAATCCGAATTGGAATGAGATAAAATATCAACTACTACCCGGGCAATCACCTCAAGACCGTCCAGATTTGATTACAAGGATATTTCGATCGAAATTTGAAGAGTTTAAGAAAGACATTGTGGATAGAGGGGTTTTGGGTAAGGTCCGCTCTTATTCATACGTCATTGAGTATAAAAAAAGAGGGCTTCCTCATGTTCATATGTTGGtcatatttgaaaataatgaCAAGTTGTGTACTCCCGATCACTTTGACTCAATTGTGCATGCTGAAATACCTTTACAAACAGAAGAACCCAATCTACACAAAGCAGTTGTCCACCATATGATACATGGGCCCTGTGGATCAATCAATCAAAATTGTCCATGCATGGTAAATGGTAAATGTAAGAAGAACTTTCCAAAGCCATTTGTGGAATACACATCTCGAGGAAATGATTCATACCCTTTGTATCGCAGACGTGAAGGTGGCCAAGTACCAATTCCCAACAATGACGACGCCTTCATTGATAATGGTTGGGTTGTCCCATACAATCCGTGgcttttattaaaatatgattgtcATATTAATGTTGAAGTATGTGGAGGGATTAAATGTGTCAAGTACATATACAAGTACATTCATAAAGGTCCTGATCGGGTCGCGTTAGAGTTGCGTAATGGACAAAATTGTGATGAAATCCAACAGTACGTGGATGGAAGGTGGATTTGTGCGCCTGAAGCTTTGTGGCGAATTTTCTCATTTGAGTTCAGTAGGATGTATCCTTCAGTCATTAGGTTGCAACTACATACACCAAACCAACATTTGGTTTATTTTGACCCTCAACAACACGTAAGTGATCTACTAGCAGATGATGACAACTCAAAGACTATGCTTACAGagtttttccaaaaaaattgtGATCCTGACTTGACTGGAAAGTATTTATATCGAGAATTTCCACAATATTACACATGGATAAAATCTGGAAAAAAATGGATTCGTCGGAGAAGCAACAATAAAGTGGTTGGAAGAGTATATGTTGTGTCGCCATCTGAAGGTGAGAGGTTTTATCTCCGTATCCTTTTAAATCATGTCAGGGGCCCGAAATCTTTTGAAGATCTGATGACTGTGAATGGGGTAacatattcaacatttaaagagtCTGCTCAAATGAGAGGACTTCTCAAACAGGATGATTATGTATTACAATGTTTGCAAGAAGCACGATCTGTTAGAATGCCATCTTCATTGAGAAGGTTATTTGTATCCATACTGGTCTTCTGTCAACCAACAATAGTTCGAGAACTCTGGGATGAGTTCCACCATAGCATGTGTGAAGATTATGGTAGACAAATTTCATCAAGTAACTTAATCATCAATAAGTTATTGCTTGAGATACGAAGGTTGTTACATCAGTACAAAAAGAAATTAGATGATTTCGATTTGCCATCAATAAGTGCTGAGCTTTTGGAAGACACACCGCTACCGAGAATAATTGAGGATGAgcttttttataatatttttgatgATGAATTGAGATCTATTGAACGTTTGAATGCTCAGCAGAGGATTGCATTTGACACAATCATACAAAGTATTATGCACAACCAATCAAAACTTTTCTTCATTGATGGTCCAGGAGGTACTGGTAAGACTTTTTTATACCGCTCAATGTTGGCATATTTGAGAAAAATGGGTAAAATTATAATTGCGGTAGCAACATCTGGAATAGCTGCGACACTGTTGCCAGGGGGAAGAACTGCACATTCACGTTTTCAAATTCCACTTAGACCAACTGCATCAACACTGTGCAAAATACAAAAACAGACAGAACTTGCAGATTTAATAAGGcgtgtgtggggcccttag